The following proteins are encoded in a genomic region of Spirosoma sp. SC4-14:
- a CDS encoding HlyD family efflux transporter periplasmic adaptor subunit, translating into MRCYQSVCWVLLLLIGSCNRNQKKEVVTPTLAPIREAIFANGHLEAQTQVVLAAYTDGYVNELLVEEDDIVSGGQILVTEDHDQASIQEQNALENLRYAQKNAADSGPPLLQLEAQRQTAQQKLQTDKTNLDRLERLLQTNSVAKVDVENARLAYETSLNSLRQIEQSIVSTQRSLDQAVANNRSQYEIAKSNVQYDKLVAPAGSYRVLKTYKKPGELVRRGEPLVALGSTSGFVIKLSVDENSIARIQKGQSVLVQLNTRKDSTYKATVQAISPLFDESTQAYPVDAVFVNPPAGLIAGTPLQANIIVAEKDRALLIPKACLSPDSKVIRAEQGDTIAVKTGIVSTDWVDVLSGLKPGEQILKAF; encoded by the coding sequence ATGAGATGCTATCAGTCTGTCTGTTGGGTGCTATTGCTCCTGATTGGCAGTTGCAACAGAAATCAGAAAAAAGAAGTCGTTACGCCCACGCTGGCGCCTATCCGCGAAGCCATTTTTGCAAACGGTCATCTGGAAGCGCAAACACAGGTGGTGCTGGCGGCTTATACCGACGGGTATGTAAACGAACTACTGGTCGAAGAGGACGATATTGTGTCGGGAGGGCAGATACTGGTGACCGAAGATCATGATCAGGCTTCCATTCAGGAGCAGAATGCGCTCGAAAACCTACGCTATGCCCAGAAAAATGCCGCAGATAGTGGGCCACCACTGTTGCAACTGGAAGCACAGCGGCAAACGGCTCAACAGAAACTACAGACCGATAAAACGAATCTGGATCGGCTGGAACGGCTGCTGCAAACCAACTCGGTGGCGAAGGTCGATGTGGAGAATGCCCGTTTGGCGTATGAAACTTCGCTGAATTCGTTGCGCCAGATTGAGCAATCGATTGTGTCGACCCAGCGGAGTCTGGATCAGGCCGTAGCCAACAACCGCAGTCAGTATGAAATTGCTAAATCGAATGTGCAGTACGATAAGCTGGTGGCTCCGGCCGGGTCGTATCGGGTGCTGAAAACCTATAAAAAACCAGGCGAACTCGTTCGGCGGGGTGAGCCGCTGGTAGCGTTGGGCAGTACATCGGGATTTGTCATTAAACTGAGTGTCGATGAAAACAGTATTGCCCGTATCCAGAAAGGACAGTCTGTGCTGGTGCAACTCAATACCCGGAAAGACTCAACGTATAAAGCCACCGTTCAGGCGATTAGCCCGCTTTTCGATGAGTCGACGCAGGCCTATCCAGTCGATGCCGTTTTTGTGAATCCACCCGCCGGACTGATTGCAGGAACGCCTTTGCAGGCGAACATCATTGTGGCCGAAAAAGACCGGGCATTACTGATTCCGAAAGCCTGCCTGAGCCCCGATTCGAAAGTGATTCGGGCCGAGCAGGGCGATACAATTGCAGTAAAAACAGGAATTGTTTCGACCGATTGGGTTGACGTGTTGAGTGGGTTGAAACCGGGTGAGCAAATTCTGAAAGCGTTTTAA
- a CDS encoding TolC family protein, whose product MKTRRIRRCWLILLSVSVSATAQKLTVHSLDEAWQYANQHNSAIATARSNGQIAQKGVQNAYGHLLPTIAVTGGFTDNLTLQPTLVPASLFGGSPNVFNEVVFGKQFLYNAMLSAQLDLLNLPRWNQIKAAKIEQELALVQQQKTKANAYATLSDAYYAVLWWNEVAVLTEQNDQAADRIWQIAQNRFREGTISEVSLNTAQINREKTRLSLETARYNQEQAEEQLKAFLELPADSKLALTETLTKKVLMVSDSSDFTTHPDVLLAQAQVRKANQSLKTAQSAFSPTLSALYQGNIQLAANSFLSFENASHLPQQYIGLRLNIPILAGTDRKYQTDVAHLNLLNSQQQYTAIQHQIQHQDQRMLQGYASALNTVQKSQRIMELYAQNDLHAQRRLAEGIIPLDERLRAFSDWIGYQNEYVQHLLDYLNQRVQLTIRQRTFNE is encoded by the coding sequence ATGAAAACACGACGTATTAGGCGCTGCTGGCTGATTTTACTGAGTGTTTCGGTTTCGGCAACAGCCCAGAAGCTAACCGTTCATTCGCTGGACGAAGCCTGGCAGTATGCTAATCAGCATAATTCGGCCATTGCTACTGCCCGCTCAAATGGACAGATTGCTCAGAAAGGTGTTCAGAATGCCTACGGCCATCTATTGCCTACGATAGCCGTAACGGGCGGGTTTACGGATAATCTGACGCTACAGCCGACGCTTGTACCGGCCAGTTTGTTTGGCGGATCACCGAATGTGTTCAACGAGGTAGTGTTTGGTAAGCAGTTTTTGTACAATGCTATGCTATCGGCGCAGCTCGACTTGCTCAATCTACCCCGCTGGAATCAGATTAAAGCAGCGAAAATTGAGCAGGAACTGGCACTGGTGCAGCAGCAGAAAACCAAAGCCAATGCATATGCTACATTGTCGGATGCCTATTATGCCGTGTTGTGGTGGAACGAGGTTGCAGTACTAACCGAGCAGAACGACCAGGCAGCCGATCGTATCTGGCAGATTGCCCAAAATCGGTTTCGCGAAGGAACAATCAGCGAAGTAAGCCTGAATACGGCTCAGATTAATCGGGAGAAAACCCGGCTCTCGCTCGAAACGGCCCGCTATAATCAGGAGCAGGCCGAAGAACAGTTGAAAGCCTTTCTGGAACTACCGGCCGACAGCAAGTTAGCCTTAACCGAAACCCTGACTAAGAAGGTATTAATGGTGAGCGATTCCAGCGACTTTACGACGCATCCGGATGTGTTGCTGGCTCAGGCGCAGGTACGTAAAGCGAACCAGTCGCTCAAAACAGCGCAGAGTGCTTTTTCGCCTACGTTGAGCGCTCTTTATCAGGGAAATATACAATTGGCTGCCAACTCGTTTCTGTCGTTCGAAAACGCCAGCCATTTGCCTCAGCAATATATTGGCCTTCGACTGAACATCCCTATTCTGGCCGGTACCGACCGAAAATACCAGACCGACGTAGCGCATTTGAATCTGCTCAACAGTCAGCAACAATATACCGCTATTCAGCATCAGATACAGCATCAGGACCAGCGTATGTTACAGGGCTATGCATCGGCTCTGAATACCGTACAGAAGTCGCAGCGGATAATGGAACTCTATGCTCAGAACGACCTGCACGCTCAGCGTCGGCTGGCAGAAGGGATCATTCCTCTCGACGAAAGGCTCCGGGCTTTCTCCGACTGGATCGGCTATCAGAACGAATATGTACAGCACCTGCTCGATTATTTGAATCAGCGCGTACAGCTTACAATCAGACAACGAACGTTTAACGAGTAA